The DNA segment CTCCGGCGACACCCAGCCCTGCTCCGACGAGTAATCCGATGATGATCCGCGGCAGACGAAATTCGAAAATGACCAAATCATGCTCTGGCAGCGGATGGATACGAAGCAGCGTGCGGACCACATCCCGAATCCCTATATCAAAGGTGCCATTGGTCAGACTGATATAAATTGTAGCTAAAATCAGAGCAAGTCCGGCCAGAAGCACCCCTAAAAAACGTTGATTCGTTAATTTATTCACGCTTTCCATCCCCCTTGGTTCGAATGAGATAGAGGAAAAAAGGAACGCCAAGCAGGGAGGTGACTACTCCGATCGGCATTTCAAAAGGATAATTCATGAACCGGCTTAGAACGTCGCAAAGAGCCAAGAATAACGCTCCAACGATGCCGGCACAAGGAATGATCCACCTGTAATTCACACCGGTCAGAAACCGAACGATATGCGGTACGATCAATCCGACAAACCCGATTTTTCCCGCGAGGGCCACCGAAATTCCCGTAAGAATAACGACTGTCAGCATTGTCGCAAACTTGATCATTTTTGTTTTTTGCCCTAGGCTCAGGGCAATTTCTTCCCCCAGGCTAAGCAACGTAATGGACTTGGACAGCCAAACGGCAAGTACTATGCCTATGATTGCAAATGGAACCGCCAATTTGATCAACTCCGGATTCAATTGGTGCAGCCGGGCATTGTACCAAAAGCTAATATTTTGCGAAACCTGGAAATAAGTGGCGATCGCTGCGGACAAGCTACTCAGGAACGTGCCAATGATCGTCCCTAGAATTGCCATCCTTACCGGAGACAATCCTCCAGGCAGCAACGAAGCGAGCCCAAATACGATGACGATGCTGAAGGCAGAGCCGATAAATGAATAGAAGATCATTTCCATTGAGGTAGAGTCCGGCATAAATACCATGCAGAGCGTGATGGCAAATGCCGAGCCGTCAGATACGCCCATAATAGAAGGGGATGCAAGATAGTTTCTTGTCATCCCCTGCATTAACGCCCCGGATATAGCCAGAAATGCACCAATAAGCAGTGCTCCGATCACTCTAGGTAATCTGGAATGGATAATAATTTGATGATCCACATTCCCAGGATCGAAATGAAGCAGTGCATCACGAATCGTACTTAGTTCGATATTTTTCGCACCATACAGCACGGATAATAAAATCGTAAGTACGATCAGAATCGGCGAGCCCCATAAAAACAAGACAATCGCAGAACGCCTTGCTTGCATACCCGTCCCCGTCACTCCGTTTCAGCTAATTTGCTGTTCTTTACGGCTTCCAAAAATGCGATCTTGCTGTAGGCCGTTCCGCCTTGTGCACTAGGATCAACGATGTTCACGTACAGATTATCGTTCTTTACCGCATTAATGCTGCTCCAGATCGGATTGCTCTGCAATTCTTCTAGTGCCTTAGGCGTATCCTTGTTCTCTCCATCCGAGAATTGAACGAACAGATAATCTGGATTCATTTCGGACAACTTCTCGAGCGAAATCATTTGCTGGGCCTTGGCCAGCTTCACTTCCTCCGGCACACTGGCCCCTAAATCCTCGTAGATCGACGGATTAAAGAAAACATTCTCCGGGTAGATCATCATGTTACCGGAACGCAGTCTAAGGAACAACACGCTTTTATCTTTCAGCTTCGGAGCGATCTTCTCCTTCAATTCAGCAGCCTCCTGCCTGTACGTCTCCAGCACCTGATTCGCATGCTCCTCCTTGTCTGTCAGCTCGGCGAGCAGCTTCAGGTTCGCTTCCCAATCCGTGGATATATGAGATACAGGAATCGTGACACCGACTTTACCCAGCTTGTCTAATGTCTCGGCTGGAAACTTAGTGCTGGCTAATATGACATCCGGCGTCAGCTTCAGAATGGTCTCGACATTCGGCTGCGTCTTCTCTCCTATGGCAACTGCCCCATCTGTGATTTCGGCAAATAATGGTTCGAACGCGCCTCCGACCGTCATGGCACCAGCTGGTTTAACATCCAACACAAGGGCATCCTCCATCGACTCCACCGACCCGGTGATCACGATTTTTTCCACCTGGGCGGGCACTATATATTCTTGACCTAAATATTGAATTGTTCTGGTCTCAGCCGCTGCATTCTCTTCTTTCGCTGTAGTGTTACCCGTAGAAACGGAATTATCGGTAGATTGATTTGCTGGGGCTGCTTCAGCAGGTTTGGCCTCTTCCTTTGCCCCGCATGCGGCCAGTCCAAGCATTGCTGCCAGCGCTAAGGCTAACATAGATGATTTCTTAAACATGTCTTGCTCTCCCCTCATTTTCGACTATCGTTGAGATTTATCTATTTTTCAACGATAATCATTCTCAATTACAGATTATAGGCCGCTCTGGATAAATGGAACATAGATTATTTCCAGATTACGTTTGGACGATTTCCATGCAGCTGAAATAATAGATCATCGATCATTCGGAGACAAGCATAGGCAGAGTACTCGCGCCAAGGATCCGAGGAGATCATATATACCGCGTTTCCGCGCACTGCCTTCAAATCTCGCCATAGATTGGACATTTGCAGGTTCTTCCAATAACCTAGCGATTCCGGCTCCTGGCATACGTTCAAAAGTATTCTATCCGCTTCCAGTACTGCGAGCTCCTCGATCGAAATGGCCTGCTCATAACTATGGAGCTCGTCTCGGCGAGGAAGCATGTTCAGCCGCAAATCATCATACAGCACTTCACGCATCCCTCGCAGTGGGCATACGTAACATTGCTGCTTATGAATGCTGATCAAGAGCAGCGTATCCTCGCCCAACTCCCGGCTGAGTCTTTCTCGCGCTCTGGTGGCCTTTCTCTCATAGTTATTCAGCCATACGTCTGCCTCTTGCGAGGCATTAAGAAACTCCGCCGTCCTTCTAAATTGTGCTCGCCAACTATCCTGCCAAGATATCGTGTATACAGGCGCAATGACCTCAAGCTGCTCCCTCTCCTCCTGCTGCAAATGATCATCGTCGCAGATAATGACATCCGGTCTCACATGGCGAAGCGCCTCGAGATTTGCCGGCCAATCCCGATTAAAGCGATAGGCGCTCAGATGCAGTGGAATAGCCGCTCGATGCTTGCGGTAGTAATAAGCTGTCCATTTCGGATGTAGAGGAGCTGCGTAGGGGATCATGTCGAGCGCCAGCAATTGTCCCAGAATCGACGGAGTATAGGCCACGATTTTGCGACGGCGATTTTTGACATAGATAGAGGGTGCCACACCTACCTCTTTCTTAAATTTCCGGCTGAAATAAAATTCGTCGCTATAGCCCACCTGAAGAGCAATCTCTCTAAGCCTGGTATCGGATTGCAGCATCAGCAGCTTCGCATGGTTCATCCTTACCTCTGTGATGTAATCGACAGCGCTCAGACCATAGGTTTTTTTGAATAAATCAACATAGTATTTCGGGCTTAACTCAGCCATGCCTGCGAGCAGATCAATGTTTAACTTTTGATGGTAATGGCTGTCAATGAACTCCTTTGTACGCTCAAGCGCTGCACGGGAATGAGATTCCGGAAGGCGGCGAACGTTCCCCAGCAGCCGATAAATCAACTCTTGAAACGCTGATTGTGCACGAAGCCGTTCCAGCGGCATATCCTGCTCCCAACAACTGAACATTAATTCGCTTAACAGGATCGTCTGAACATCATAGTGAACCGGTAGCTCGCCTATAATCGGATAATCAATCTTAGAGCCTGAATCATCCAGCACATCGAAACGAATCAGATAGACCTCAATTTCCTGCCCATTCTCAGCCTCTACTGCAATCGTCTGGCCCGGCCCAGCAAAATGCACGGCATCTCCTCTGATTCGATAATCCTCCATGTCCAGCTTTAACCGGCCCGTTCCTCGTTTGGATACAATTAGCACAGGTGACTCTACTAGCTGATGATCCATGCCTTTGCTTCGAATCCATGTAATCTCGCGCAGCTTGTACCAGAGCTCGGCCGCCAGTATGTATAACGATTGATGATCGATTTTAATAGGCAGCATATCTTCCACTCCTGTTGATAAAGATAAGAAATATATGAAAATGATAATCATTATCACATTTACGTTAACATAGATAGAATCAACGGGTCAAACGCTCGATTGACTTGGGCTAGATCAGACTTCCAAATACAACAAAAAACTGCTGCCCACAGGGCAGCAGCGATTAACTTTATAGCAAATACAACAGATTCTAATCATCAAATTCTATTTCAAAATACTCTCAACTACATCATCAATAATTTGGCTATTCGCTATAACACCCGTATAGAGCCAGCTTGATTCCCTATCAAACTCATAGATCTGCCCGTTCTTTACTGCCGGAAGCCCCGCCCAAATTGGATCGGATAACAGCTCTTCCATCGGCACAGCAGAGCTTACAACGAAAATATAGTCCGCATCAAGCTCAGCCAGCTTCTCCAGCGAGATTTGATTCCAGTTCGCTTCAGCCGTGGCCGATATCTCCTGCACAACCTCCGGTACTTTCAGCCCTAAGTCCCGATATAGAACATCCCCGCTGGAATACTTCTCATGAACGACATACGTATCCTTGCCCAAAGGCCACAGAACGACAGCTGATTTCTCGCCAATAGCGGTTTGCAGCTTCTCCTTCGCCTCCTTCGCCTTGGCATCGTAATCTTCCAATGCCTTCTTCGCTTCGTCTGCCTTGTTCAATACTTCGCCAACGACTAGCAACTCTTCCCGCCAATCATTGTTTTGCTCCGTACCGACGGTATAAGTAGGCGCGATCTTCGAATATTGCTCGTATTTATCGCCAGCGACCATTTCCGCACTATCCATAATGATCAAATCCGGCTGGAAGCTCATCACGGCTTCATAAGGAAGCTCTGACGGGATCGTCGGCACATCCTTTAACTCATACTGCAAATAATTCTGCACGGATTTCCCTTCTGCGACAGACCATTGTGCTACAGGCTTAACGCCTAAGGCTACGAGATGATCCTCCAGATAAGAAGCAATAATTCGCTCCGGATTTGCCGGAACCTTCACTTCATGGCCCAATGCATCCGTAAGCAAATGTTCCGTGGACTGCGATTCCTTCGCTTGATTCTCACCGGAAGCTGCATGGGTATTCTCGCTTGTACTTCCATTCGTACTTGCCGAGTTCAACCCGCCAGAACAAGCGCTTAACAACAATGTCAAGCTCAATAATACTGCCGCAAAGGCAAATTTGTATTTTTTGTTTCTCTTCATGTCCAATCTCCTCGCCGCCCAGATGATAATGATAATTATTTTCAATAATTTTAGTATAACCTGAATTTTACGGAGTTTCAATTAAAATTAATGCTATTCATAGGAGCCTCACATGAAATCA comes from the Paenibacillus lentus genome and includes:
- a CDS encoding FecCD family ABC transporter permease, producing the protein MQARRSAIVLFLWGSPILIVLTILLSVLYGAKNIELSTIRDALLHFDPGNVDHQIIIHSRLPRVIGALLIGAFLAISGALMQGMTRNYLASPSIMGVSDGSAFAITLCMVFMPDSTSMEMIFYSFIGSAFSIVIVFGLASLLPGGLSPVRMAILGTIIGTFLSSLSAAIATYFQVSQNISFWYNARLHQLNPELIKLAVPFAIIGIVLAVWLSKSITLLSLGEEIALSLGQKTKMIKFATMLTVVILTGISVALAGKIGFVGLIVPHIVRFLTGVNYRWIIPCAGIVGALFLALCDVLSRFMNYPFEMPIGVVTSLLGVPFFLYLIRTKGDGKRE
- a CDS encoding ABC transporter substrate-binding protein, encoding MFKKSSMLALALAAMLGLAACGAKEEAKPAEAAPANQSTDNSVSTGNTTAKEENAAAETRTIQYLGQEYIVPAQVEKIVITGSVESMEDALVLDVKPAGAMTVGGAFEPLFAEITDGAVAIGEKTQPNVETILKLTPDVILASTKFPAETLDKLGKVGVTIPVSHISTDWEANLKLLAELTDKEEHANQVLETYRQEAAELKEKIAPKLKDKSVLFLRLRSGNMMIYPENVFFNPSIYEDLGASVPEEVKLAKAQQMISLEKLSEMNPDYLFVQFSDGENKDTPKALEELQSNPIWSSINAVKNDNLYVNIVDPSAQGGTAYSKIAFLEAVKNSKLAETE
- a CDS encoding ABC transporter substrate-binding protein; protein product: MLPIKIDHQSLYILAAELWYKLREITWIRSKGMDHQLVESPVLIVSKRGTGRLKLDMEDYRIRGDAVHFAGPGQTIAVEAENGQEIEVYLIRFDVLDDSGSKIDYPIIGELPVHYDVQTILLSELMFSCWEQDMPLERLRAQSAFQELIYRLLGNVRRLPESHSRAALERTKEFIDSHYHQKLNIDLLAGMAELSPKYYVDLFKKTYGLSAVDYITEVRMNHAKLLMLQSDTRLREIALQVGYSDEFYFSRKFKKEVGVAPSIYVKNRRRKIVAYTPSILGQLLALDMIPYAAPLHPKWTAYYYRKHRAAIPLHLSAYRFNRDWPANLEALRHVRPDVIICDDDHLQQEEREQLEVIAPVYTISWQDSWRAQFRRTAEFLNASQEADVWLNNYERKATRARERLSRELGEDTLLLISIHKQQCYVCPLRGMREVLYDDLRLNMLPRRDELHSYEQAISIEELAVLEADRILLNVCQEPESLGYWKNLQMSNLWRDLKAVRGNAVYMISSDPWREYSAYACLRMIDDLLFQLHGNRPNVIWK
- a CDS encoding iron-hydroxamate ABC transporter substrate-binding protein, which encodes MKRNKKYKFAFAAVLLSLTLLLSACSGGLNSASTNGSTSENTHAASGENQAKESQSTEHLLTDALGHEVKVPANPERIIASYLEDHLVALGVKPVAQWSVAEGKSVQNYLQYELKDVPTIPSELPYEAVMSFQPDLIIMDSAEMVAGDKYEQYSKIAPTYTVGTEQNNDWREELLVVGEVLNKADEAKKALEDYDAKAKEAKEKLQTAIGEKSAVVLWPLGKDTYVVHEKYSSGDVLYRDLGLKVPEVVQEISATAEANWNQISLEKLAELDADYIFVVSSAVPMEELLSDPIWAGLPAVKNGQIYEFDRESSWLYTGVIANSQIIDDVVESILK